A region from the Deltaproteobacteria bacterium genome encodes:
- a CDS encoding lipid-transfer protein, with the protein MIKNPRKVSVIGVGMTQFFKPGEKDYPELSKQAGEQALKDAGISYDLIEQAFVGYVYGESTCGQRAVYQLGLTGIPVYNLNNNCSTGSTALYLAYQAIASGMNECVLALGFEKMERGSLGAKFTDRTHPMDQHMQVMMSMQGFESAPAAAQMFGGAGREHMKKYGTTKEQLAKVAVKNRRHAVANPRSQFRQASSLEEILAAPMVFEPLTKFQCCPTSDGSAAAILCSEEFAKKHGADKGISIPAMTMTTDYPTSFEQSMIKMVGQDLTRAAAKQVYERSGLGPEDVQVIELHDCFTPNELITYEGLGLCGEGQAGKLIEEDRTTYGGTWVVNPSGGLLSKGHPLGATGLAQCFELNSQLRGLVEPERQVQGAKVALQHNLGLGGACVIAMYKKD; encoded by the coding sequence ATGATCAAGAATCCGCGCAAAGTGTCCGTGATCGGCGTCGGCATGACGCAGTTCTTCAAGCCCGGCGAGAAAGACTATCCCGAGCTCAGCAAGCAGGCCGGGGAACAGGCGCTCAAGGACGCCGGCATCTCGTACGACCTGATCGAGCAGGCCTTCGTCGGCTACGTGTACGGCGAGTCGACCTGCGGACAGCGCGCCGTCTATCAGCTCGGCCTGACCGGCATCCCCGTCTACAACCTCAACAACAACTGCTCGACGGGCTCGACCGCGCTCTACCTCGCATACCAGGCGATCGCGAGCGGCATGAACGAGTGCGTGCTCGCACTCGGCTTCGAGAAGATGGAGCGCGGCTCCCTCGGCGCGAAGTTCACCGACCGCACGCATCCCATGGACCAGCACATGCAGGTCATGATGTCGATGCAGGGCTTCGAGTCGGCGCCGGCGGCGGCGCAGATGTTCGGGGGCGCCGGCCGCGAGCACATGAAGAAGTACGGCACCACCAAGGAGCAGCTCGCCAAGGTCGCCGTCAAGAACCGCCGCCACGCGGTCGCCAACCCGCGCTCGCAATTCCGCCAGGCGTCGAGCCTGGAGGAGATCCTGGCCGCGCCGATGGTCTTCGAGCCGCTCACCAAGTTCCAGTGCTGTCCGACGTCCGACGGCTCGGCGGCGGCGATTCTCTGCTCCGAGGAGTTCGCCAAGAAGCACGGTGCCGACAAGGGGATCTCCATCCCCGCCATGACGATGACCACCGACTACCCGACGAGCTTCGAGCAGTCGATGATCAAGATGGTCGGTCAGGACCTCACCCGGGCCGCCGCCAAGCAGGTGTACGAGCGGAGCGGCCTCGGTCCCGAGGACGTGCAGGTGATCGAGCTGCACGACTGCTTCACGCCGAACGAGCTCATCACCTACGAGGGCCTCGGTCTCTGCGGCGAGGGCCAGGCCGGCAAGCTCATCGAGGAGGACCGGACCACGTACGGCGGCACGTGGGTCGTGAACCCGTCGGGTGGCCTGCTCTCGAAGGGCCATCCGCTCGGGGCGACCGGACTTGCCCAGTGCTTCGAGCTGAACTCGCAGCTCCGTGGGCTCGTCGAGCCCGAGCGCCAGGTGCAAGGCGCGAAGGTCGCGTTGCAGCACAATCTCGGCCTCGGCGGCGCCTGCGTCATCGCGATGTACAAGAAGGACTAG
- the grxD gene encoding Grx4 family monothiol glutaredoxin gives MADPVITEIENEIRDNKVMIYMKGTPSFPQCGFSAATIEVFEELGRPFGSVDVLSQPAKREAIKRYSNWPTIPQVYVDGKFLGGCDIVREMHATGELKRLLDASFAG, from the coding sequence ATGGCAGACCCCGTCATCACCGAGATCGAGAACGAGATCCGCGACAACAAGGTCATGATCTACATGAAGGGCACGCCGAGCTTTCCACAGTGCGGCTTCTCCGCGGCGACCATCGAGGTCTTCGAGGAGCTCGGCCGGCCCTTCGGCAGCGTCGATGTGCTGAGCCAGCCAGCCAAGCGCGAGGCGATCAAGCGCTATTCGAACTGGCCGACGATCCCGCAGGTGTACGTCGATGGAAAGTTCCTCGGCGGCTGCGATATCGTGCGCGAGATGCACGCGACCGGCGAGCTGAAGCGCCTCCTCGACGCGTCGTTCGCGGGTTAG
- a CDS encoding Hsp20/alpha crystallin family protein, translating to MTQQELNVPEKQEARDEVTRAGRTYVPQVDIFETKDGLWLWADMPGVDEESLNVHLDDGVLSIEGQVDVKQYEEMNPLYTEYNVGNYVRRFTLSSDVDSDRIVARMQHGVLSLEIPKAERTKPRRIAITR from the coding sequence ATGACCCAGCAAGAACTCAACGTTCCGGAGAAGCAGGAGGCCCGCGACGAGGTGACGCGAGCGGGTCGGACGTACGTGCCGCAAGTCGACATCTTCGAAACCAAGGACGGCCTCTGGCTGTGGGCGGACATGCCCGGCGTCGACGAGGAGTCTCTGAACGTCCACCTCGACGACGGCGTGCTTTCCATCGAGGGCCAGGTCGACGTGAAGCAGTACGAGGAAATGAACCCGCTCTACACGGAGTACAACGTCGGCAACTACGTCCGCCGCTTCACCCTCTCGAGCGACGTCGACAGCGACCGCATCGTCGCTCGCATGCAGCACGGCGTCCTCTCGCTCGAGATCCCGAAGGCGGAGCGGACGAAACCCCGTCGCATCGCGATCACACGGTAG
- a CDS encoding sodium:proton antiporter — translation MAEAHAVSLGATLPFWSVAPFALMLLGIALIPLRWPHFWERNGNKGIVSAVLGVPVALYVATHDPHLLWHTALEYVSFIALLGALFTISGGIVLRGDLRATPGINTTFLAVGALLANVIGTTGASMLLIRPLLQTNSERKHVGHIPILFIFVVSNCAGLLTPLGDPPLFLGYLRGVPFFWTLRLLPEWLFVVSILLVVFYVMDARAVAKESAADLRRDVARQVPLQLAGTINGLYLLGVVLAVLVSPSLPEGPVREGVRLGVMAAMTALSLATTPQALRKENGFTFGPITEVAVLFAGIFATMVPALEILRVRGAEFGIQAPWQFFWLSGSLSSFLDNAPTYLTFASLAQSLGPGADAAVHLAGGPVSATLLTAISAGSVLMGANSYIGNGPNFMVKAIAEEQGVAMPSFGGYMVWSGAILIPIFVVMTFLFFA, via the coding sequence ATGGCCGAGGCGCACGCGGTGTCGTTGGGGGCGACGCTCCCGTTCTGGTCGGTCGCACCCTTCGCGTTGATGCTGCTCGGCATCGCGCTCATCCCGCTGCGGTGGCCGCACTTCTGGGAGCGCAACGGCAACAAGGGGATCGTGAGCGCGGTCCTCGGGGTTCCGGTCGCGCTCTATGTCGCGACACACGATCCGCACCTCCTCTGGCACACGGCGCTCGAGTACGTATCGTTCATCGCGCTCCTCGGCGCGCTCTTCACGATCTCGGGCGGCATCGTCCTGCGCGGAGACCTGCGCGCGACGCCCGGCATCAACACGACATTCCTCGCGGTCGGCGCGCTCCTCGCGAACGTGATCGGAACGACGGGCGCCAGCATGCTGCTGATCCGGCCGCTCCTCCAGACCAACTCCGAGCGCAAGCACGTCGGCCACATCCCGATCCTCTTCATCTTCGTCGTCTCGAACTGCGCGGGGTTGCTGACCCCGCTCGGCGACCCGCCGCTCTTCCTCGGCTATCTGCGCGGGGTGCCGTTCTTCTGGACGCTGCGCCTGCTCCCCGAATGGCTCTTCGTCGTCTCGATCCTGCTCGTCGTGTTCTATGTGATGGATGCGCGGGCGGTCGCGAAGGAGTCTGCCGCGGATCTGCGCCGGGACGTCGCGCGGCAGGTGCCCCTGCAACTCGCCGGCACCATCAACGGCCTCTATCTCCTCGGCGTCGTGCTGGCGGTGCTGGTGAGCCCGTCGCTCCCGGAGGGACCGGTGCGCGAGGGCGTGCGGCTCGGCGTGATGGCCGCCATGACGGCGCTGTCGCTCGCGACCACGCCGCAGGCGCTGCGCAAGGAGAACGGCTTCACCTTCGGCCCGATCACGGAGGTGGCCGTGCTCTTCGCGGGCATCTTCGCAACGATGGTTCCGGCGCTCGAGATCTTGCGCGTGCGCGGCGCCGAGTTCGGCATCCAGGCGCCGTGGCAATTTTTCTGGCTCTCGGGCTCGCTCTCCTCCTTCCTGGACAACGCGCCCACGTACCTGACGTTCGCCTCGCTCGCGCAGAGCCTCGGTCCGGGCGCCGACGCCGCCGTGCACCTCGCGGGGGGGCCGGTTTCCGCGACCCTGCTCACCGCCATCTCCGCCGGCTCGGTGCTCATGGGCGCCAACAGCTACATCGGCAACGGTCCGAACTTCATGGTGAAGGCGATCGCCGAGGAGCAGGGCGTCGCGATGCCGAGCTTCGGCGGCTACATGGTCTGGTCGGGCGCGATCCTGATCCCGATCTTCGTCGTGATGACATTCCTGTTCTTCGCGTGA
- a CDS encoding TetR/AcrR family transcriptional regulator, translating to MPSRLRPAPAADDTREHIIDAAQAIFARDGFAGAKMQEIADRVGIQRPSLFYHFKNKEALFVAAHEQVFAKIEPVFRESLAPNGDPFVQLDRVSRAVLAVMAEEPDFARMIARTSVDRHPAAVKIVRTYLQPLIDLSVDFVRDGQRRGVFADIDPFFFTLNSWGASLMYFIARDLLAPVAKPTDPKDVARFTTTLLQMGNRALAPNERRAAASQRAS from the coding sequence ATGCCGTCGCGCCTCCGCCCCGCACCCGCCGCGGACGACACCCGCGAGCACATCATCGACGCCGCCCAGGCGATCTTCGCGCGCGACGGATTCGCCGGGGCGAAGATGCAGGAGATCGCCGATCGCGTCGGCATCCAGCGGCCGAGCCTCTTCTACCACTTCAAGAACAAGGAGGCGCTGTTCGTGGCCGCGCACGAGCAGGTCTTCGCGAAGATCGAGCCGGTCTTTCGGGAGAGTCTCGCGCCCAACGGCGATCCGTTCGTGCAGCTCGACCGGGTGAGCCGCGCCGTACTCGCGGTCATGGCGGAGGAGCCCGACTTCGCGCGTATGATCGCGCGCACGTCGGTCGACCGCCATCCCGCGGCCGTGAAGATCGTCCGCACGTACCTCCAGCCGCTGATCGACCTCTCGGTCGATTTCGTCCGTGATGGCCAACGGCGCGGCGTGTTCGCCGACATCGACCCGTTCTTCTTCACCCTCAACAGCTGGGGCGCGTCGCTGATGTATTTCATCGCCCGCGATCTGCTCGCCCCGGTCGCCAAGCCCACCGATCCGAAGGACGTCGCCCGGTTCACCACGACACTGTTGCAGATGGGCAATCGTGCCCTCGCACCCAACGAGCGACGCGCGGCCGCCTCGCAGCGCGCGTCCTAG
- a CDS encoding cupin domain-containing protein, translating to MVRDLRGVRARRLPDLATGELVAVGGCRVRACSRRRLRVRDRASRDRACGVSSVAGLARHLGVLHAGVSDAAFWIERLDLRPHPEGGYFRETYRAAESIAASALPPRFGGGRAFATAIYFLLTRDAFSAFHRIRSDEIWHFYAGQSVTLAILEDVGGGRLTIASLGRDPARGERPQIVVPAGAWFGAEVAPAGTYALVGCTVAPGFDFADFDLAERAALLARYPRHRGVIERLTRIG from the coding sequence ATGGTACGCGATCTTCGGGGCGTCCGCGCTCGTCGCCTACCCGATCTGGCGACAGGCGAGCTGGTGGCGGTGGGCGGGTGTCGCGTTCGGGCTTGCAGCCGCCGTCGGCTTCGCGTCCGTGATCGCGCTTCCCGCGATCGAGCTTGCGGCGTATCTTCTGTCGCTGGCCTGGCTCGTCACCTGGGTGTACTCCATGCGGGCGTGAGCGACGCCGCGTTCTGGATCGAGCGCCTCGACCTCCGACCGCACCCCGAGGGCGGCTATTTCCGCGAGACGTATCGGGCGGCCGAGAGCATCGCCGCGTCGGCGCTGCCGCCGCGCTTCGGCGGCGGGCGCGCCTTTGCGACGGCGATCTACTTCCTCCTGACGCGCGATGCGTTCTCGGCGTTCCATCGCATTCGTTCCGACGAGATATGGCACTTCTACGCCGGGCAGAGCGTCACGCTGGCGATCCTCGAGGACGTCGGTGGAGGTCGCCTCACGATCGCGAGCCTCGGCCGCGACCCGGCGCGGGGGGAGCGTCCGCAGATCGTCGTGCCGGCCGGCGCGTGGTTCGGCGCCGAGGTCGCCCCCGCGGGGACCTACGCCCTCGTCGGCTGCACCGTGGCGCCCGGGTTCGACTTCGCCGACTTCGATCTCGCCGAGCGCGCGGCGCTCCTGGCGCGGTACCCGCGGCACCGCGGCGTGATCGAGCGGCTGACCCGGATCGGCTGA
- a CDS encoding Hsp20/alpha crystallin family protein: MTRNDVVLGLRTRRRSETAANFIIPRGGSTMARFRISSGFDPVAGLLNLQRELERVFDKPFGIDLGPSGRGVFPPVNVFADKDGYVVKLEVPGVAPEDVAIEAEGRTLTVSGKREVRQPADGSFHRRERSAGQFSRSFQVPADLDLGRAEASYKHGILTVRVPKKEDAKPRQIAVKAA, from the coding sequence TTGACGCGGAACGATGTGGTCTTAGGTTTGCGGACGAGGCGGCGGAGCGAGACTGCCGCCAATTTCATCATCCCACGAGGAGGTTCCACCATGGCTCGATTTCGTATTTCGTCTGGCTTCGATCCCGTCGCCGGCTTGCTGAACCTCCAGCGCGAGCTGGAGCGCGTGTTCGACAAGCCGTTCGGGATCGATCTCGGCCCGTCCGGTCGCGGCGTCTTCCCGCCAGTCAACGTCTTCGCCGACAAGGACGGCTACGTCGTGAAGTTGGAGGTGCCGGGCGTCGCGCCCGAGGACGTCGCCATCGAGGCCGAGGGCCGCACGCTGACCGTGAGCGGCAAGCGCGAGGTCCGGCAGCCGGCGGACGGTAGTTTCCACCGTCGCGAGCGCAGTGCGGGGCAGTTCTCCCGTTCGTTCCAGGTGCCGGCCGATCTCGACCTCGGGCGCGCCGAGGCCTCGTACAAGCACGGCATCCTCACGGTGCGCGTGCCCAAGAAAGAAGACGCCAAGCCGCGGCAGATCGCGGTAAAGGCGGCTTGA
- a CDS encoding acyl-CoA dehydrogenase family protein has product MERRVFTREHELFREQFKKFCEREIAPNVERWEEQRIVDRETWKKAGEQGYLCPTLEPKYGGSGVDFGYAAIINEEIVKAGSSGFTAGLHSDIVVPYIESFGNEAQKARWLPGCASGDIITAIAMTEPNTGSDLAGIKTTAVRDGDSYMINGQKTFISNGILCDLVIVAAKTDPESRHGGVSLIVVENGTPGFEKGRKLNKMGMHSQDTAELHFSDCRVPADNLLGQEGQGFYYLMEKLQQERLVCAIGAQAGVETVLGETIKYTQERQAFGKPIAKFQNTQFKLAEIATEVELGRVFVDRLIDEHIKGTPIIKETSMAKWWVTEMCKRNIDLCLQFYGGYGFMEEYPICRAYRDARIQTIFAGTTEIMKIIIAKSMGL; this is encoded by the coding sequence ATGGAACGCCGAGTCTTCACCCGAGAGCACGAGCTCTTTCGCGAGCAGTTCAAGAAGTTCTGCGAGCGCGAGATCGCGCCGAACGTCGAGCGCTGGGAAGAGCAGCGCATCGTCGATCGCGAGACCTGGAAGAAGGCGGGAGAGCAGGGCTACCTCTGTCCGACCCTGGAGCCGAAATACGGCGGCTCGGGCGTCGATTTCGGCTACGCCGCGATCATCAACGAGGAGATCGTGAAGGCCGGGTCGTCCGGGTTCACCGCCGGACTCCACAGCGACATCGTCGTTCCGTACATCGAGAGCTTCGGCAACGAGGCGCAGAAGGCGCGTTGGCTGCCCGGTTGCGCGAGCGGCGACATCATCACCGCCATCGCCATGACCGAGCCGAACACGGGCTCCGACCTGGCCGGGATCAAGACGACTGCCGTTCGCGACGGCGACTCGTACATGATCAACGGGCAGAAGACCTTCATCTCGAACGGTATCCTCTGCGACCTCGTGATCGTGGCGGCCAAGACCGATCCCGAATCGCGGCACGGCGGCGTGAGTCTGATCGTCGTCGAGAACGGCACGCCCGGCTTCGAGAAGGGCCGCAAGCTCAACAAGATGGGCATGCACTCGCAGGACACCGCGGAGCTGCATTTCTCCGATTGTCGGGTGCCCGCCGACAACCTGCTCGGCCAGGAAGGCCAGGGCTTCTACTACTTGATGGAGAAACTCCAGCAGGAGCGGCTCGTGTGCGCGATCGGCGCGCAGGCGGGTGTCGAGACCGTGCTCGGGGAAACCATCAAGTACACGCAGGAGCGCCAGGCGTTCGGGAAGCCGATCGCCAAGTTCCAGAACACGCAGTTCAAGCTGGCGGAGATCGCGACCGAGGTCGAGCTCGGCCGCGTCTTCGTCGACCGTCTCATCGACGAGCACATCAAAGGCACCCCCATCATCAAAGAGACGAGCATGGCCAAGTGGTGGGTCACCGAGATGTGCAAGCGCAACATCGATCTCTGCCTGCAATTCTACGGCGGCTACGGCTTCATGGAGGAGTATCCCATCTGTCGCGCCTACCGTGACGCCCGCATCCAGACGATCTTCGCGGGTACGACCGAGATCATGAAGATCATCATCGCCAAATCCATGGGACTCTAG
- the thrC gene encoding threonine synthase: MGYNAWFQCINGCHGQFSLLEIIYRCPSCGDLLEVQHDVDALRTRAPAAWMQLFEERNRKGAYPYGSGVWGKKEWVVPFIDNENIVSTFEGNSNLLWAERYGRQLHVEDLWVKQCGNSHTGSFKDLGMTVLVSVVKQMIADGQPIDAVACASTGDTSAALASYCAAAGIASIVLLPRNKVSPAQLVQPLANGALVLSLDTDFDGCMAVVQEITKQKRIYLANSMNSLRIEGQKTVAIEIVQQFDWEVPDWVIIPGGNLGNVTALGKGFLLLQDLGLIQKLPRICVAQAEHANPLYRSYLKHFEEFAPVTAKKTLASAIQIGNPVSAKRAIRTLQRFNGVVEQASEQELADESARADRTGMFNCPHTGVALAALRKLVERKIIKACDRVVVVSTAHGLKFADQKTAYHLGTLAGVESRYQNLPVELPADAKHVADTIARHVDRARLLEG, from the coding sequence ATGGGCTACAATGCGTGGTTTCAGTGCATCAACGGGTGCCACGGGCAGTTCTCGCTACTCGAGATCATCTACCGCTGCCCGTCCTGCGGCGACCTGCTGGAGGTGCAGCACGACGTCGACGCGCTCCGCACACGCGCCCCGGCCGCCTGGATGCAGCTCTTCGAGGAGCGCAACCGCAAGGGCGCCTACCCCTACGGCTCCGGCGTATGGGGCAAGAAGGAGTGGGTCGTCCCCTTCATCGACAACGAGAACATCGTCTCCACGTTCGAGGGCAACAGCAATCTCTTGTGGGCCGAGCGTTACGGCCGGCAGCTCCACGTCGAGGATCTCTGGGTCAAGCAGTGCGGCAACTCGCACACGGGCTCGTTCAAGGATCTCGGCATGACGGTGCTCGTCTCCGTAGTGAAGCAGATGATCGCCGATGGCCAGCCGATCGACGCCGTCGCGTGCGCCTCGACCGGTGACACCTCGGCCGCGCTCGCGTCGTACTGCGCGGCGGCCGGCATCGCGTCGATCGTGCTGCTGCCGCGCAACAAGGTCTCACCGGCGCAGCTCGTGCAACCGCTCGCGAACGGCGCGCTCGTGCTCTCGCTCGACACCGACTTCGACGGCTGCATGGCGGTCGTCCAGGAGATCACCAAGCAGAAGCGCATCTACCTCGCCAACTCGATGAACAGCCTGCGCATCGAGGGCCAGAAGACCGTCGCGATCGAGATCGTGCAGCAGTTCGACTGGGAGGTGCCCGACTGGGTGATCATCCCCGGGGGCAACCTCGGCAACGTGACGGCGCTCGGCAAGGGCTTCCTGCTGCTGCAAGACCTCGGCCTGATCCAGAAGCTGCCGCGCATCTGCGTCGCCCAGGCCGAGCACGCGAACCCGCTCTATCGCTCGTACTTGAAGCACTTCGAGGAGTTCGCGCCGGTCACGGCGAAGAAGACGCTCGCGAGCGCCATCCAGATCGGCAACCCGGTGAGCGCAAAGCGGGCCATCCGAACGTTGCAGCGCTTCAACGGCGTCGTCGAGCAGGCGAGCGAGCAGGAACTGGCGGACGAGTCCGCGCGCGCCGACCGCACCGGCATGTTCAACTGTCCGCACACGGGCGTCGCGCTGGCCGCGCTCCGCAAGCTCGTCGAGCGCAAGATCATCAAGGCGTGCGACCGCGTCGTGGTGGTCTCGACCGCCCACGGCTTGAAGTTCGCCGACCAGAAGACGGCGTACCACCTCGGCACGCTCGCAGGCGTCGAATCGCGCTATCAGAACCTACCCGTCGAGCTCCCGGCCGACGCCAAGCACGTCGCGGACACGATCGCGCGCCACGTCGATCGCGCCCGCCTCCTCGAAGGCTGA
- a CDS encoding DUF2029 domain-containing protein has translation MAGSPPAVSAPRRFVVVTFAAALLAGVLVRAWLLDLAPRYGFLGDHVDYVCWGRQAIRAGVLDLYRHGPGTCLTDAPIDGRMQRLETGTGERLNYPPLAAYAFALQGALLERLDPDPVANTKASRAVYAASTTLAELAIALGLFSVVRGFASVPAAAGAFAAAWLAPPLLLDGAFWGQTESWVLAPGVWMVAAMTRGRWLSAGALWGVALAAKPSGLIFAPLWLYAFLFRVPRARIVGAGLVAVLVLNLAALPFWIDSGDAWLRATYLENFVYRLQWTTAMSFNVWYADLLTTGILDPRTPLLGLARDTWGTLLLTGGLAGAYTLTRAWERRDPARARFAILPLAALVMLAAVLLPTRIHSTYGAFTTPFLIGTAFLLPRTTPGVATCLVTMSLQILSWQWGNLLAMHVQPDETIFPPAVRARRLELRRRDAPREWALTLANLLAAAAVAGGVAATRRTPDDATPPADGTRAAR, from the coding sequence GTGGCCGGCTCGCCTCCCGCCGTCTCCGCTCCGCGGCGTTTCGTCGTCGTCACGTTCGCCGCGGCGCTGCTCGCGGGAGTCCTGGTGCGCGCCTGGCTGCTCGACCTCGCGCCCCGCTACGGATTCCTCGGCGACCACGTCGACTACGTGTGCTGGGGCCGACAGGCCATCCGGGCCGGCGTGCTCGACCTCTACCGCCACGGACCGGGCACCTGCCTCACCGACGCTCCGATCGACGGGCGGATGCAGCGTCTCGAGACGGGCACCGGCGAGCGTTTGAACTATCCGCCGCTCGCCGCGTACGCCTTCGCGCTGCAGGGCGCCCTGCTCGAACGGCTCGACCCCGATCCGGTCGCGAACACCAAGGCGTCGCGCGCCGTCTATGCCGCGAGCACCACGCTCGCCGAGCTCGCGATCGCGCTCGGGCTGTTCAGCGTCGTCCGCGGCTTCGCCAGCGTGCCTGCCGCCGCGGGAGCCTTCGCCGCCGCATGGCTCGCGCCGCCGCTCCTCCTCGACGGCGCGTTCTGGGGTCAGACCGAATCCTGGGTCCTGGCCCCCGGCGTGTGGATGGTCGCCGCGATGACGCGCGGACGCTGGCTCTCGGCCGGAGCGCTCTGGGGCGTCGCGCTCGCGGCCAAGCCCTCGGGGCTGATCTTCGCGCCGCTCTGGCTCTACGCGTTTCTCTTCCGCGTGCCGCGCGCGCGGATCGTCGGTGCCGGACTCGTCGCCGTTCTGGTGCTGAACCTCGCGGCTCTCCCCTTCTGGATCGACTCCGGCGACGCCTGGCTCCGCGCCACGTACCTCGAGAATTTCGTCTATCGCCTGCAGTGGACGACGGCGATGAGCTTCAACGTCTGGTACGCGGACTTGCTGACGACGGGGATCCTCGACCCGCGAACGCCGCTCCTCGGCCTCGCCCGCGACACCTGGGGCACGCTGCTCCTCACCGGCGGGCTCGCCGGCGCATACACGCTCACGCGCGCCTGGGAGCGGCGCGATCCCGCCCGCGCACGCTTCGCCATCCTGCCACTCGCGGCGCTGGTGATGCTCGCGGCGGTCCTGCTGCCGACCCGGATCCACAGCACGTACGGCGCGTTCACGACGCCCTTCTTGATCGGTACGGCATTCCTCCTCCCGCGCACGACGCCCGGCGTTGCGACATGCCTCGTCACCATGAGCCTCCAGATTCTCTCGTGGCAGTGGGGCAACCTCCTTGCCATGCACGTGCAGCCGGACGAGACGATCTTTCCCCCGGCGGTACGCGCCCGCCGCCTGGAGCTCCGCCGACGCGACGCGCCTCGCGAATGGGCGCTCACGCTCGCGAACCTCCTGGCCGCCGCCGCCGTCGCGGGCGGCGTCGCAGCGACGCGCCGGACCCCGGACGACGCCACGCCGCCCGCCGACGGCACGAGGGCCGCGCGGTGA
- a CDS encoding aminotransferase class I/II-fold pyridoxal phosphate-dependent enzyme, which produces MTARDPQGTGVPPVDDPSRRDAGAPGFGTAAVHAGEPRRKAGNALTTPIIQTATYTFADTQELRDHFEHRIEREEYGRYGNPTQRIAEHKLAALEGAEDCLLVSSGMAAVTTTLFAMLSRGAHVVVTDDSYRRTRQFLNQTLHRYGIECSTVPAGDYDAIAEAIRPNTRILLSESPTNPYNRILDLERFAEIGRRHRVKTIVDATFATPYNQRPLAWGIDLVLHSATKFLGGHNDLMAGAVLGSADLVDGIRALQGVIGAVIDPFAAYLLIRGLKTLALRIERQNANAQAIAEFLEAHPKVRRVHYAGLPSHPEHAVARRQMRGFGGVVSFEVDGHLDAATRVVDACGIPRIAPSLGGVESLIEQPALMSFYELTTEERLQVGIKDNLIRYSVGIEDGADLIADLAQALAR; this is translated from the coding sequence ATGACCGCGCGCGATCCGCAGGGAACCGGCGTGCCGCCGGTCGACGACCCGTCGCGCCGAGACGCCGGAGCGCCGGGGTTCGGGACCGCCGCCGTGCACGCCGGCGAGCCGCGCCGGAAGGCCGGCAACGCGCTCACCACGCCGATCATCCAGACAGCGACCTACACCTTCGCCGACACGCAGGAGCTGCGCGACCATTTCGAGCACCGCATCGAGCGCGAGGAGTACGGTCGCTACGGCAACCCCACGCAGCGCATCGCCGAGCACAAGCTCGCCGCGCTCGAGGGCGCGGAGGACTGCCTGCTCGTTTCGAGCGGCATGGCGGCGGTCACGACGACGCTCTTCGCGATGCTGTCGCGCGGCGCGCACGTCGTCGTCACCGACGACTCCTACCGGCGTACGCGCCAGTTCCTGAACCAGACGCTGCACCGCTACGGCATCGAGTGCTCGACCGTCCCCGCCGGCGACTACGACGCCATTGCCGAGGCGATCCGCCCGAACACGCGCATCCTCCTCAGCGAGTCCCCGACGAATCCCTACAACCGCATCCTCGACCTCGAACGGTTCGCCGAGATCGGGCGGCGCCACCGGGTGAAGACCATCGTCGACGCCACCTTCGCGACGCCCTACAACCAGCGGCCGCTCGCCTGGGGCATCGACCTCGTCCTGCACTCCGCCACCAAGTTCCTCGGCGGCCACAACGACCTCATGGCCGGCGCGGTGCTGGGATCGGCGGACCTCGTCGACGGGATCCGTGCGTTGCAAGGGGTGATCGGCGCCGTGATCGATCCCTTCGCGGCCTATCTCCTGATCCGCGGTCTGAAGACGCTGGCGCTCCGCATCGAACGGCAGAACGCCAACGCGCAGGCGATCGCCGAGTTCCTCGAAGCGCATCCGAAGGTGCGGCGGGTGCACTACGCGGGCCTGCCGAGCCACCCGGAGCACGCCGTCGCGCGGAGGCAGATGCGTGGCTTCGGCGGGGTCGTCTCCTTCGAGGTCGACGGCCACCTGGATGCAGCGACGCGGGTCGTCGACGCCTGCGGCATCCCCCGCATCGCGCCGTCGCTCGGCGGCGTCGAGAGCCTGATCGAGCAGCCGGCGCTCATGAGCTTCTACGAGCTCACGACCGAGGAGCGTCTCCAGGTCGGCATCAAGGACAACCTGATCCGGTACTCGGTCGGCATCGAAGACGGCGCGGACCTCATCGCGGACCTGGCGCAGGCCCTCGCCCGCTGA